TCCCGCCTGTCGAAATGAGTTCGATGCCCGCTTCATGCAACGCCTGCGCGAGCTCGACGATTCCTGTTTTATCTGACACACTCAGTAATGCTCTCACTTGAAAACCTCCTGTTGGATAAACACTTGTTGTAGTACGTGCGGATAGAGCTGATGCTCGACCGCTTGGATGCGTCTTGCCGCTTCGGCCGCATCACAGCCTGCGATGGCGACGTCTTGTTGGGCGATGATTGGTCCCGTATCCATCCCGGCATCGACGTAATGAACGGTGACACCGCTCGTCGGCACGTTCGCCGCGAGCGCCTGACCGATGGCGTCTTTTCCAGGGAACGCCGGTAAGAGCGATGGATGGATGTTGATAATACGGTTCGGATATGCTGACAGCAATACGTCCCCAATCAACCGCATATACCCGGCCAAGACGATATAGTCGGCGCCGAACGTCTGTAACAAGACGAGAATCTCTTGTTCGAATTCCGCTTTTGACGCATATGCCTTCGGTTCGAACGAGAAGCTCGCGATGTTGAACCGATCCGCCCGCTCGAGTACTTTCGCTTCTGGTTTGTCCGTGACGAGCAGGACACATTCCCCTGACAAGTCGCCTCGGTCGATGGCTTGCCAAATCGCTTCGGCGTTGCTACCGGACCCGGAGGCGAAGATGGCAAACTTTTTCACTGGTCGACCCCCATGATGCGGACGCCCGGTTTGGCATCAACTTTCCCGATACGGTGCGACGTCTCTCCGGCGCGTTCGAGTGCGGCTTCGACGACT
This sequence is a window from Exiguobacterium mexicanum. Protein-coding genes within it:
- the purN gene encoding phosphoribosylglycinamide formyltransferase codes for the protein MKKFAIFASGSGSNAEAIWQAIDRGDLSGECVLLVTDKPEAKVLERADRFNIASFSFEPKAYASKAEFEQEILVLLQTFGADYIVLAGYMRLIGDVLLSAYPNRIINIHPSLLPAFPGKDAIGQALAANVPTSGVTVHYVDAGMDTGPIIAQQDVAIAGCDAAEAARRIQAVEHQLYPHVLQQVFIQQEVFK